The window taaataagctcatttatatatatgtatatattccacctgtaagtgatatcatatgatatttccctTTCTGACagtaagaatacattttaaaatatgatctgGTATatatggtgattgtagccatgaaattaaaagacgcttgcttcttgaaagaaaagctatgaccaacctagatagcatattgaaaagcagagacattactttgccaacaaaggtccatctagtcaaagctgtggtttttccagtagtcatgtatggatgtgagagttggactataaagaaagctgagcgccaaagaatggatgcttttgaactgtggtgttggagaagactcttgagagtctcttggactgcaaggagatcaaaccagtccaatctaaaggaaatcagtcctaggtgttcattggaaggactgatgctgaagttgaagctccaatactttggccacctgacaggaagagctgactcattggaaaagaccctgatgctcggaaagattgaaggcaggaggagaaggggacgacagaagatgagatggttggatggcatcaccgactcgatggacatgagtttgagtaagctctgggagtaggtgatggacagggaaacctggcgtcctgcagtccatggggtcacaaagagtcagacacgactgagtgactgaactgactgactgacgtatatgtgtatatatggaagGCTGCAGACATCAATACTATGAAGAGGGAAATTCCTATCTATCTAGGTCCTAGTTCTTTCAATAGTAAcaaaaatagctaatatttattgattactttCTAGTGTTAGGAACCATGCATGATACAGTTGCATACTCTGTGGGTCTCGTTATTCATGGATCCCATATTTGTAGATGTACTTACTTGCTGGAATGTATTAAGGACCACAAAGTCAATAGGCACGCATTGCCTTTGCAGAGTCCTTCACAGAACCGAGCAGAGCAGTGATATCGTTGAGGATCTCAGTGTCGCTGTGTTCCCAGTTGAGAGAGAAGACAACAGATCTCCATCTTCCTGTTTCAGCCTTCGTACTACAAACGGTTCCGTTTGCAGTGCATgtgttgtgttttctttctggtgatttttctgtttaaaatgctTCCGAGTATAGTGCTGATCTACACTCTGGTGTCTTAAGCCCAAGGAGGCTGTGATGCATTACCTGGAGAAAATACATGTGTGAGATGAGACTCCTTCAGCCTTCAGTTATGCTGCTGTTGGCTGTGAGTTCATTGTGAATGAACCAACAATATGTATTGAATAAGGTgactttaaacagaaacacataaaACCAACCTATGTGTTGATCAGTTGGTGCCCATGTTGTGAACGTGTCACCCTGTATTTCACTCTGGAACCATGAGTCAGCAGTCACTAACTCAGCATTCATGGCAACTTTATTGGACATAACTATGGCGAATAATGGGAATGGAGTGTATTGTTTTATGTGCACGGTGAGCCATGAGACGTCGActgtgcttattttatttttagtaatattctcattttattttattaaatagtgACTTATCTGGCTTTGCCAGAtctaagttgtggcatgtgaactcttagttgcgacGTGTGGGaattagttcccagaccagggattgaacccctgcatTTGGGAGGGCAGAATCTTAgccacagaaccaccagggaagtccttgtccttattttatagatgaggaaaccgaggcttagAGAGATCAAGGAAATTGCCTGTCATAAGTGGCACAGTCTGGGTTAGTAAATATATCCCTTTGATGACATGCTTGCTGCAAATATATTCTTTGACCGTCAATGAATTCTTTAAGGAAGATCACAGGTGTTTAGGAAATAGATGTCCTCTGccaatgggatttttttcccattgtgtgAACTGGGCTGgaaaagatcgagggcaggaggagaagggggcgactgaggatgagagattgaatgacatcaccgactcaatggacatgagtttgagctaactctgggaggtggtgcaggacagggaagcctggtgtgctgcagtccatggggtcacaaagagctggacatgactgagcaactgagctgagctgaaggagaaaaatagaaaatgtgaacgGGGCGGGAAGACTCAGTGCAGGGAAATCACCTGAAGGTACTTCTGGGATGACATATGGATGGAGTGGGTCAGAGAGGCTCAAATCTGAGTGTACACAGAGATTACCCGAGGACCTTAAAAAAGTGTGTAAATCAATTGGCACTGGATACTGTTCCTTACAAATGTTCCAACAAATGATTCTTTGTGTTGCTGTTCTTAtaaaaagaatcttgagagtctgCAAAACCACAGGGAATGatatttttcccttcctcctgaaACTCTACCTCCTAGTCAGTATCTAAAAAACTTTTTCGTGGTCCCGAGGCAtaggggatcttagctcctcacccaggatttgaactcacaCCCTCTGCTTTgtaaggtgaaatcttaaccactggactgcagggaagcccctgtagtcTGAATTTTGATTGCCTTATTTGTTGGTTAATTTTATGGGTCAACTTGGCTGGGCCATGATgctcagatatttggtcaaatgtTGTCTTGGAAGttaaggggaatttttttttttttgagggggtgagatttatttttatatatgtgattAATCTATTTGCTGTTTTTACatatgtttcatttcatttttttccagctttcctGAGATATATATGATCTATAACTATGTAAGATAAGGTAAACAATGTGATGAttcaatacatacatatattatgtgAAATGATTCCTgtaataaggttagttaacacctTGATCACCTTGCAAAGTTAccatttgtgtctgtgtgtgttgagAGCATTTAAGACTGACTTTCTTATCAATTTTCAACTACTCAATATTAGATCTCCAGAATTTGTTTATCCAGAACTGAAAATGTGTACCTTTTCATCAACATTGCCCATTTCCCCCACtctctcagcccctggcaaccaccagtctactctctgtttccatgagtttagtttttttagattccacatataaatgaaataatatggtaCTTGTCTCTCTCTGGCTTCAAAGACGAAAAAAACTTTCTCTCATGCATCTTTGTTCATCTCTTTCTCTATAATATTGCTCATGGCAATGCTATAGGGTAGAACTCTAACCCAGAGAGTTAGAGGTGGTCAGTAAACAGTGAGTTTTCCATACTAATTGGTGGagactggatgttggcaatccaGTTTTAGCTCTCTGCAGGGTAAGTGCCATCAACCCCTTTctatgctttcagttcagttcagttcagtcgctcagtgttgtccgactctttgcaaccccatgaaccacagcacgctaggcctccctatccatcaccaactcccggagtccacccaaacccatgtccatcgagtcggtgatgccatccaaccatctcatcctctgtcgtccccttctcctcctaccctcaatctttcccagcatcagggtcttttcaaatgagtcagttcttcgcattaggtgaccaaagtattggggtttcagcttcagcattagtccttccaatgaacacccaggactgatctcctttaggatggactggttgggtctccttgcagtccaagggactctcaagagtcttctccaacaccacagttcaaaagcatcaactcttctgagctcagttttctttatagtccaactctcacatccttacaggaccactggaaaaaccatagccttgactagatggacctttgttggcaaagtaatgtctctgctttttaatatgctgtctaggttggtcataactttccttccaaggagtaagcatcttttaatttctgtgcTTTACTGCATCTCTAAATGATTCAGCATGAACAGAGGACTAAAACTCAATCCGATGGCATGCTCTATTAGTCAGGGATCTTGCTTACAAACCAAAAAAGTTGGTTAATTTAGAcagtgctgtgtttagtcactcagtcatgtccgaccctttgggaccccgtggactgtagcccaccaggctcctctgtccatggggattctccaggcaagaatactggagtgggttgtccctcctccagggtatcttcccaacccagggatcaaacccaggtctcccacattgcaggcagattctttaccatctgagccaccagggacgcaaTTTAGACAGACAAGCAACTTCGTGCAAATTATATTAGGAGAGGCTCATGAGTACTGCAAAGTATGTGAAAACTTCAGAgctgaaggaaatgaaagtttGGTTCTTGACAAGTGCAGGTGAAGGTGACGTGAAGGAAACCCACCAGGTCCTTCTCTGCGgtgggctttctctctctctactttAGGGTCCTCTATTCTTTCCTCTATATCCGGTTTCTCTTGAGTCTGAAAATTCAAGTTCTCTGTGATGGAGGAATGTGTCTGAAACCATATCCATCTACAGTGGCCACCTGGCTCTATTTGAATGCTTGAGCCATAGTcactccattttgattttttttaaaataattttatttatttatttttggatgttctgggtctttgttgctgcacgcgggctttctctagttgtggctcacaggttctagagcacagactcagtagttgtggtacaggggcttagttgctctgtggcatgtggaatcctccaggACGAGGggtcgaaccagtgtcccctgcattggcaggaagattcttacctactgcaccatcagggaagtctgaaactcattcttttttttttttttaatatttatttatttggccatgttgagtcttagtggcagcatgcagaatctttagtggcaacatgtgggatctaattctctgaccagggatggaacctgggccccctgccctgggagtgcTGAGTGgtgtcaaccactggactgccagagaagtctgaGCCTCATTCCAACACTTCACCTAGTCAACACCCATGTTTCCACCTTCCGTCCCGTCTCAATTAtcacttattttttgtttttaaaaaaattattaaaataatgaattttaatacattttatttttttaggtgcacagaaaaattgagcagaagatacagagatttctcatataaCCTGCACCCCCATTACAGGAACAGCCTCTCCATAATCAAAATTCCCCAACATCGGTTCTGATCTATGAACccacattgacacatcattaccACCCAGAGTCCatacacttttttaaaaggaCCCAATTTTACATAATCAGCAAGTTAAAGTGCTGAGGCtcgaatatatatatatggacctTATAGTCCATAATCAAAATCCCAATTTATTTACAGCCAATCACCTTCCATTCGTATCTCAGAATAAAATTCCTTTAATGAGAGTCttacattctcctttcccaagcAAAATTGTACAATCTTTCCCATGAGAACAACTGAACATCTTCATGCCCTCCCCTAAATAAATCTCACCATCAGTCACAGTATTTCCAAACCTTGTCCTTGTTATAATTCTGGGTCAGTGAACACCATGCTTTCCCAAACGAATCCCCATCCTTGGTACATTCCCAGTAAATGAGGTGTCTGTACCAGAAGGGAAACACACATTTTGCAAAGtctacagagaagagagaagcaaTCAAAATAAGaacacttttcattttgtacCTTGTCtctctcatcacacacacacacacacacacacacacatgcatacatgttcCCACTCCCATCTGCTCTGCTCTGTTCCATCATATGCATATGCAAACAGTATTGGTGAGGGATTGAGGTTCTGCTGAAAGGTTTCTTTTCAAGGTAACATGGTCGAAGCACTCAGATGCTTGGTGCAATGTGATTTTTCTCACTGTCAGAGAACCGTTCATCCCTTATTTCACAATTTAATTGACTGTGAATTCCCTTTGCAGAACCCTCTTGTGATCTCACCCACCCCCAGTGCCTCCACCCCAAGACCAATATCACCACCTTGAATTCTGAGTCAAGACTCTCACCTTCTTCAGAACAGTACTTCCAATATCCTTCGTAAGTTTCATTCAAGGAACACCACTTGTGTTTTACCTTGAACTGGACACAGTCATAGAAGATTCCATCTCTATAGTGGAATGGAAAGAAACACTTGCCCTCTAGAGAAAACAAAGATTCAGGTCATCCCTCTCTGGGACTGTTCATTGAGTTGTTATGTTACTTCCTGCTAGGGGATAGAAGGGGGTTTATACTCAAAAGTCAGAATCAGGACCCAATTTTATTGAGCAATATTGAGTCACACAATATAGTGGAGCTGTTGGAACTCTAttaataaaggttttttttccgCTGTTTGTTTTATACTCCTACATCCATCCCACTATTTTCTATGGCATCAACAGTCTTGAAATTTTGCTCAGAATTTGACCCCAGTTCCAGAAATATATCTTAAGCTTAGAAACATAAATGTAGGCATCTATCTATTAAATGATTACCACCACCTCCCGCCAtatctcttttctttattctcttccacCATCATACACCCtcatcctcacacacacacacgcacgtacACACACAGCTATTTATACTATTATATTTGTGGTTTATTTCCATACCTGATAA of the Cervus canadensis isolate Bull #8, Minnesota chromosome 18, ASM1932006v1, whole genome shotgun sequence genome contains:
- the LOC122420874 gene encoding binder of sperm protein homolog 1-like, which produces MALPVGLLLLSVSWLHSVAGPQHGDKYSPTMETITHLPEVKEGKCFFPFHYRDGIFYDCVQFKVKHKWCSLNETYEGYWKYCSEEDFAKCVFPFWYRHLIYWECTKDGDSFGKAWCSLTQNYNKDKVWKYCD